From Triticum aestivum cultivar Chinese Spring chromosome 4A, IWGSC CS RefSeq v2.1, whole genome shotgun sequence, a single genomic window includes:
- the LOC123083099 gene encoding coiled-coil domain-containing protein 8, with protein sequence MDKPPAGAAANKAGNPPAAAAANKVRNPPAAAAANNFANPPVASLQVVVIAPAANVVVNPAANVVVNPAANVVVNPPAEAASERGAAEVLWLIVSLFILVIGVVLLLNWCL encoded by the exons ATGGACAAACCTCCGGCGGGAGCAGCAGCCAACAAGGCTGGCAATcctccggcggcagcagcagccaaCAAGGTTCGCAATCCTCCGGCGGCAGCAGCGGCCAACAACTTTGCCAATCCTCCGGTGGCTTCG CTGCAGGTGGTGGTGATAGCTCCTGCAGCGAATGTGGTCGTCAATCCTGCAGCGAATGTGGTCGTCAATCCTGCAGCGAATGTGGTCGTCAATCCACCAGCAGAGGCGGCGTCAGAGCGTGGAGCTGCG GAAGTTCTGTGGCTGATTGTTTCCCTCTTCATTTTGGTGATCGGCGTGGTTCTGCTGCTGAACTGGTGCCTCTAA